In the Leptospiraceae bacterium genome, one interval contains:
- the feoB gene encoding ferrous iron transport protein B — MSAMPYRCLFVGNPNSGKSSLFNKLTGLHQKTGNFQGVTVEKLSGTMSYLGNEIELIDLPGAFSLSGISEDKAVLSRFLMKREKTDKILFVIDGLLLERSLQFLFQISDLGVPILLILTMKDILEKKNISIEIEKLKKKLSLNIVLVNAKNGEGVEELKRALFDEKKFLVPKQLWRWDKDREVLIKKLKAKIKTDDYGSVSFILSNSLKQLSGESLQKDIPGFSLFSDEIRNYIESEFKKSKLKFTYQEELITKSIQIKKILSDVVIGASKGKGAFSSRIDSFLLHPVSGLIFFFILMGLVFQSLFNWSQIPMDWIDSSIKIIASKAVETFPKGPISGIVSDGIIGGVGSVIIFIPQIALLFLFVGIMEETGYMARASLLMDKFMGKLGLSGKSFIPLLSSAACAVPAIMGARTIENKSDRMVTILVSPLITCSARYPVYILVIGAVFPKEMLFGFINSQALALFGLFLLGMFTSMFFAFVFRRTFFKSEQSFFILELPEYKFPSFRNLFMNVYKKVKVFVFNAGTVILSISIILWFLANYPHKDTSVIHPTEYPKTQIQDTYAGKLGKIIEPVIEPLGFDWKIGISLITSFAAREVMVSTLAIIYGVEGEEDSPDLRKSMQKDINPKTKKPVWTSLSAVSLLVFFAYACQCMSTLAVVRRETNSYLWTIFLFSYMLVLAYVSSLAVYQIGKILGFG; from the coding sequence TAGGGAATCCAAACAGTGGAAAATCTTCTCTTTTCAATAAGCTCACGGGGCTTCATCAGAAAACAGGAAATTTTCAAGGAGTAACCGTTGAAAAACTCAGCGGCACTATGAGCTATTTGGGTAATGAGATTGAATTGATCGACCTGCCGGGCGCGTTCAGTCTTAGTGGTATCTCCGAAGACAAGGCTGTCCTATCCAGATTTTTGATGAAGCGAGAAAAAACGGACAAGATACTTTTTGTAATAGACGGACTTCTATTAGAAAGAAGTCTTCAATTTCTATTTCAGATTTCAGATCTTGGTGTACCGATTCTACTTATTCTTACAATGAAAGATATTCTGGAAAAGAAAAATATCTCTATTGAAATAGAAAAACTAAAGAAAAAACTTTCTTTGAACATAGTACTTGTAAATGCCAAAAATGGAGAAGGTGTAGAAGAATTAAAAAGAGCACTCTTTGACGAAAAGAAATTTTTAGTGCCGAAACAACTTTGGAGGTGGGATAAGGATCGAGAAGTTCTGATAAAAAAACTTAAAGCAAAAATTAAAACAGATGATTATGGATCTGTATCTTTTATTTTGTCAAATTCGCTGAAACAACTGTCAGGTGAATCTTTGCAAAAAGATATTCCGGGGTTTTCACTATTCTCTGATGAAATAAGAAACTATATAGAAAGTGAATTCAAAAAATCTAAATTAAAATTTACCTATCAGGAAGAATTGATTACAAAATCCATCCAAATAAAAAAAATTTTATCTGATGTTGTGATTGGGGCATCGAAAGGAAAGGGAGCTTTTTCTTCTCGCATAGATTCATTTCTTCTTCATCCGGTTAGCGGGTTGATATTTTTTTTCATCCTAATGGGTTTAGTTTTTCAATCTTTGTTTAACTGGTCACAAATACCAATGGACTGGATCGACTCTTCGATAAAAATCATAGCGTCTAAAGCTGTCGAGACCTTTCCCAAGGGTCCGATTTCAGGAATTGTAAGCGATGGGATTATAGGTGGAGTTGGGTCTGTGATTATATTTATTCCACAGATAGCTTTACTTTTTTTATTTGTAGGGATCATGGAAGAAACAGGTTATATGGCGAGGGCATCACTTCTAATGGACAAATTTATGGGAAAACTAGGTTTATCCGGGAAGTCTTTTATTCCTCTGCTTTCATCGGCTGCATGCGCTGTCCCTGCAATCATGGGAGCACGAACTATAGAAAATAAATCGGACAGAATGGTAACAATTTTAGTTTCTCCTTTGATTACATGTTCGGCAAGATACCCGGTGTACATATTGGTGATTGGTGCAGTTTTTCCAAAAGAAATGCTATTTGGATTTATCAATTCACAGGCACTTGCCCTTTTTGGTTTATTTTTACTTGGTATGTTTACTTCTATGTTCTTTGCGTTTGTTTTTAGAAGAACATTTTTTAAAAGTGAACAATCATTTTTTATATTAGAGCTTCCGGAATATAAATTTCCTTCTTTTAGAAATTTGTTTATGAATGTTTACAAAAAAGTAAAAGTATTTGTGTTCAATGCCGGAACTGTGATTTTGTCTATATCTATTATACTTTGGTTTCTGGCAAATTATCCTCACAAAGATACTTCAGTTATTCATCCTACAGAATATCCAAAAACTCAAATCCAAGACACTTATGCAGGAAAGCTCGGAAAAATTATTGAGCCGGTAATTGAGCCTTTGGGCTTTGACTGGAAAATAGGAATTTCTCTTATTACTTCTTTTGCAGCAAGAGAAGTCATGGTTTCAACGCTTGCGATTATATACGGTGTGGAGGGAGAAGAAGATTCCCCCGATCTTAGAAAGTCTATGCAAAAAGATATTAATCCAAAAACTAAAAAACCGGTCTGGACTTCTCTAAGTGCAGTAAGCCTTTTAGTATTTTTTGCTTACGCCTGTCAGTGTATGTCAACACTTGCTGTAGTTCGGAGAGAAACTAATTCTTATCTGTGGACAATATTTCTATTTTCGTATATGCTGGTGCTTGCATACGTTAGTTCTCTTGCTGTTTACCAAATCGGAAAGATTTTAGGTTTTGGCTGA
- the gmd gene encoding GDP-mannose 4,6-dehydratase has translation MKKALISGITGQDGSYLTELLLEKGYEVHGIVRRASLFNRARIDHLSGNPKLKLHYGDLTDSSNLSRLMDKVKPDEIYNLAAQSHVGVSFEVPEYTAEVDAVGTIRFLDTIKETGINSKFYQASTSELYGKVQEVPQTEKTPFYPRSPYAVAKLYAYWIVVNYREAFGMHASNGILFNHESPRRGETFVTRKITRAVAAIKAGKQDVLLLGNLDAKRDWGYAPDYVNMMWLMLQQPEPDDYVIATNEMHSVREFVELSFSHVKVKIEWQGSGSKEVGIDKATGKTIVGIDPRHYRPTEVEQLLGNPLKAKQKLGWEPKVKFPELVEIMTRADCKVYGIEF, from the coding sequence ATGAAAAAAGCATTAATATCAGGAATCACCGGTCAGGATGGTTCTTATTTAACAGAATTACTTCTTGAAAAAGGGTATGAAGTACACGGAATTGTAAGAAGAGCGAGTCTTTTTAACCGTGCCAGAATCGACCACTTAAGTGGAAATCCAAAACTAAAATTGCATTATGGAGACCTAACTGATTCGAGTAATCTCAGTAGGTTAATGGATAAAGTGAAACCAGATGAGATTTATAATTTAGCTGCTCAATCTCACGTTGGTGTATCTTTTGAAGTGCCTGAATATACAGCAGAGGTGGACGCTGTAGGTACAATTCGATTTTTAGATACAATTAAAGAAACAGGAATCAATTCTAAATTTTACCAGGCCTCTACATCAGAGCTTTATGGTAAGGTTCAAGAAGTTCCTCAAACAGAAAAAACTCCTTTTTATCCACGATCACCTTATGCAGTAGCAAAACTTTATGCTTACTGGATTGTGGTAAATTACAGAGAAGCATTTGGAATGCATGCATCTAATGGAATTTTATTTAATCACGAATCACCAAGAAGAGGCGAAACTTTTGTAACAAGGAAAATTACAAGAGCTGTAGCTGCAATCAAAGCCGGCAAACAAGATGTTCTCCTTTTAGGAAATTTAGACGCGAAAAGAGATTGGGGGTATGCTCCTGACTATGTAAATATGATGTGGCTGATGTTACAGCAACCGGAGCCAGATGATTATGTAATCGCAACAAATGAAATGCATTCAGTTCGAGAGTTTGTAGAATTGTCATTCTCCCATGTTAAAGTAAAAATAGAATGGCAAGGAAGTGGTTCAAAAGAAGTTGGAATTGATAAAGCTACAGGCAAAACTATTGTTGGAATTGATCCGAGGCATTATAGACCCACAGAAGTAGAACAGCTTCTCGGTAATCCTTTAAAAGCAAAGCAAAAGTTAGGCTGGGAGCCAAAGGTGAAATTCCCTGAACTCGTTGAAATTATGACCCGTGCAGATTGCAAGGTTTACGGTATTGAGTTTTGA
- a CDS encoding 1-acyl-sn-glycerol-3-phosphate acyltransferase, whose amino-acid sequence MGFFLLWFIVKPLRQIYGNKKCIYINTQILHDLKNQSFIVVSNHIKPRRGKLVRALSMPYDAYILRKMFLKFGIKVTALTSYDSLGIAKTKKAKWIQNKIKAPITKGIIRSIDLIPVNRKENDKETIQDMKTKIKQNYWIGIFPEGTWFRGFRKSRKLHSGMAVLSKRYNLPILPVYIDAYNLNKKPEIRIGKPILSSESNYSIVESVRTQLNLLKLQQI is encoded by the coding sequence ATGGGATTTTTTCTATTATGGTTCATTGTTAAACCTCTCAGACAAATTTATGGTAATAAAAAATGTATTTATATAAATACACAAATTTTGCATGATTTAAAGAACCAATCTTTTATAGTAGTTTCTAATCATATCAAACCGAGAAGAGGAAAACTTGTAAGAGCTTTATCGATGCCGTATGACGCATATATATTAAGAAAAATGTTTTTGAAGTTTGGAATCAAAGTGACTGCTTTGACAAGCTACGACTCGCTTGGAATCGCTAAAACAAAAAAGGCAAAATGGATTCAAAATAAAATCAAAGCACCAATTACAAAAGGAATTATTCGCTCCATAGACTTAATTCCCGTAAATAGAAAAGAAAATGACAAGGAAACTATCCAAGACATGAAAACTAAAATCAAACAAAACTATTGGATAGGAATTTTCCCTGAAGGTACTTGGTTTAGAGGGTTTAGAAAATCCAGAAAGCTCCACTCTGGAATGGCAGTATTGAGTAAAAGATATAACTTGCCTATTTTGCCTGTTTATATTGATGCGTACAATTTGAATAAAAAACCTGAAATAAGAATCGGTAAACCAATTCTATCGAGCGAGTCCAATTATTCCATTGTTGAGTCAGTAAGAACTCAATTGAATTTATTAAAATTACAACAAATTTAA
- a CDS encoding alpha/beta hydrolase — protein MKLLIVLLPCMGGNIMTYRYPVKNWNRSGYGVLYFNPPGHGKSDGVFHFEKTCELLKIELDKILNTYGKDIPITGIGHSGGGSTLMKFFYENSDYNLKKLILLSPILDTVRSLRELYIRNNIQEFTNSLRLTDSRILSILSNDKWLNPDYWEENDLKNLINDYSNEIINGAELGTFLENIFIPTKEVHSCIGRLKGQIVFIYPTKDIWYPIEEGVNYSNNFQFPYYTISSAKDHFFKNAWKFVSEKIDEIFLEIDKNKLTK, from the coding sequence ATGAAACTCCTCATAGTACTACTCCCTTGCATGGGAGGAAATATTATGACTTACAGGTACCCTGTGAAAAACTGGAACAGGTCGGGCTATGGAGTTTTGTATTTTAATCCTCCGGGACATGGAAAGTCTGATGGAGTTTTTCATTTTGAAAAAACCTGCGAATTACTAAAAATCGAATTAGATAAAATTTTAAATACATACGGGAAAGACATCCCTATAACGGGAATCGGACATAGCGGTGGAGGCTCTACCCTTATGAAATTCTTTTATGAGAATTCAGATTACAATTTAAAAAAGTTAATTTTACTTTCTCCAATCTTGGATACTGTTCGTTCTCTAAGAGAGTTGTACATAAGAAACAATATCCAAGAGTTTACTAATTCTCTCAGGCTCACTGACTCAAGAATACTCTCTATTCTTTCTAACGACAAATGGCTAAACCCAGACTATTGGGAAGAGAATGATTTAAAAAATTTAATCAATGATTATTCGAACGAAATCATTAATGGGGCAGAGCTTGGAACTTTTTTGGAAAATATATTCATCCCTACTAAAGAAGTACATTCCTGTATAGGTAGGTTAAAAGGACAAATTGTATTTATTTATCCTACAAAAGATATTTGGTACCCGATTGAAGAAGGAGTAAACTATTCTAATAATTTTCAATTCCCCTATTATACAATTTCTTCTGCCAAAGACCACTTTTTTAAAAATGCATGGAAGTTTGTAAGTGAAAAAATTGATGAAATTTTTCTCGAAATTGATAAAAATAAGTTGACTAAATAA
- a CDS encoding PAS domain S-box protein has product MDTENISRLNSLTREELENLYLKKEQQYLSEKESLQEKNQSLVNLIENVSYGSFIYRTKKDGTSHFEYLNKRCIEITGVDPELVLLDGKNLFQYILPEDYDNFLEKSKESILEKKTILWKGRLLKNEKTRWIQVESFPNFQTNGDVLWNGFIYDITERKKIEESVKINDSQLNFANTVETILLVLDRDGIVTTINKQGCAILGYPEEEILGEFWFQKFLPKPDEMEKIYPLFLEFMSSGKEIQMEYFENQIVNSSGEIRLIAWHNIVLRDEKKNIIGILCSGEDITNRKKIEEEIVKAKNFSESIIASLPGIFYVIDQNGKFLRVNNQFLNITGYTEEEVDLMHPLDFFTNSEKQLLTERIQEVFEKGKSNVEANMLLKNGNTIPYFFTGYRAVIDNLPLLIGVGVDISERKKAEDELQKSEKKFRRLFEKSTDALTIVENETFIDCNQSTVDLLGFNTKEEIISLHPSQVSPKFQPDGELSSEKAQKMMRLTFQKGAHRFEWVHKRKNGETVYTEVLLTSISEDPNKRQLYTVWRDITDRKKAEESLAEERERLLVTLKSIGDGVITTDVSGNIILMNSVAEELCGWSLEEAKGKPLPEIFRIIHEFTREVFESPVSRVLKTGSIVELENHTVLISRNGTERVIADSGSPIRNQKSEIIGVVLVFRDMTEKHKMQTTIQRSAKLDSLGVLAGGIAHDFNNLLSGIYGNIDLALENSNDKRNIAYLNKAIGTIDRAKGLTSQLLTFAKGGSPAREITQIVPFLKKTILFALSGSNVSCLFQIEEGLWNCNIDKHQIAQVFDNIVINAKQAMPFGGKIEVIAENIKIAEKKGNLEIELGEYVKISIKDYGHGMSKKTLSKIFDPYYTTKEGGHGLGLATCYSIINKHEGSIDVESEVGVGSIFHIYLPAEKSIKSEKKLQDDESKPDAGVILILEDEDTLGEIMTYMIGSLGYTVICKKDGQEIIDYFQNDLNRDRKIKGMILDITIPGGMGGKEVIPVIRKLDQIIPVFIISGYTEDMVMTNPWGYGFTASISKPFTKRELSDILSKYVR; this is encoded by the coding sequence ATGGATACGGAAAACATTAGTCGATTGAATTCTTTGACAAGGGAAGAATTGGAAAATCTCTACCTCAAGAAAGAACAGCAATATTTATCAGAAAAAGAATCTCTTCAAGAGAAAAACCAATCACTTGTCAACCTAATCGAAAATGTTTCTTATGGCTCATTTATATACCGAACAAAAAAAGACGGAACTTCCCACTTTGAATATCTGAATAAGCGTTGCATTGAGATTACAGGGGTCGATCCAGAATTAGTATTGTTAGACGGTAAGAATTTATTTCAATACATACTTCCTGAAGACTATGATAATTTTTTAGAAAAAAGTAAAGAATCTATTCTTGAAAAAAAAACCATTCTTTGGAAGGGAAGGCTTCTGAAAAATGAGAAGACCCGTTGGATTCAAGTAGAGTCTTTCCCTAATTTTCAAACTAATGGTGATGTGTTATGGAATGGGTTTATTTATGATATTACTGAGCGTAAAAAAATTGAAGAAAGCGTTAAAATTAATGATTCCCAGTTAAATTTTGCCAATACAGTCGAAACTATTTTATTAGTTTTGGATCGAGATGGAATTGTAACTACAATCAATAAACAAGGTTGTGCTATCTTGGGTTATCCTGAAGAAGAAATTCTTGGAGAATTTTGGTTTCAAAAATTTTTGCCTAAACCGGATGAAATGGAAAAAATTTATCCTTTATTTCTTGAGTTTATGTCGAGCGGCAAAGAAATTCAGATGGAATATTTTGAAAACCAAATAGTTAATAGTTCAGGAGAGATCAGACTAATTGCATGGCACAATATCGTTTTAAGAGACGAGAAAAAAAATATAATAGGGATTCTGTGTTCTGGAGAAGATATTACAAATAGAAAAAAAATTGAAGAAGAGATTGTAAAAGCTAAAAATTTTTCAGAGTCTATAATTGCGAGCTTACCGGGAATTTTCTATGTAATCGATCAAAATGGAAAGTTTTTAAGAGTGAACAATCAATTTTTAAATATCACCGGATACACAGAAGAAGAAGTCGATCTTATGCATCCTTTGGATTTTTTTACAAATAGTGAAAAGCAACTTTTAACAGAGAGGATTCAAGAAGTTTTTGAAAAGGGTAAATCGAATGTAGAAGCAAATATGTTGTTGAAAAATGGAAATACAATACCGTATTTCTTCACAGGCTATCGCGCCGTGATAGACAATCTACCACTTCTTATCGGAGTTGGAGTAGATATTTCCGAACGTAAAAAAGCAGAAGACGAACTACAAAAAAGTGAAAAAAAATTCAGAAGGCTATTTGAAAAATCTACTGATGCTCTTACTATTGTGGAAAATGAAACATTCATAGATTGCAATCAGTCAACAGTTGACCTATTAGGATTTAATACCAAGGAAGAGATCATATCCTTGCACCCATCGCAGGTCTCACCCAAGTTTCAACCGGATGGAGAATTATCTTCCGAGAAAGCCCAAAAGATGATGAGGCTCACATTTCAAAAAGGTGCTCATCGTTTTGAGTGGGTTCACAAAAGAAAAAATGGAGAAACAGTTTATACTGAAGTACTGCTTACTTCGATTTCAGAAGATCCAAATAAAAGGCAGCTGTACACAGTATGGAGAGATATTACTGACAGAAAAAAAGCAGAAGAATCGCTCGCAGAAGAAAGAGAAAGGCTTTTAGTCACACTGAAAAGTATTGGTGATGGAGTAATTACTACAGACGTTTCTGGAAATATAATTCTTATGAATAGTGTAGCCGAAGAGTTATGCGGTTGGTCGCTAGAAGAAGCAAAAGGAAAACCACTTCCTGAAATATTTCGTATTATTCATGAGTTTACCCGTGAGGTATTTGAAAGCCCGGTTAGTAGAGTCTTGAAAACCGGAAGTATTGTAGAGTTAGAAAATCATACAGTGCTGATTTCAAGGAATGGGACAGAAAGAGTGATAGCAGATAGCGGTTCACCGATTAGAAATCAGAAGTCAGAAATTATCGGAGTTGTTCTTGTTTTTAGAGATATGACCGAAAAACATAAAATGCAAACAACAATTCAAAGATCAGCTAAGTTAGATTCTCTCGGTGTATTGGCTGGTGGAATTGCGCATGATTTTAATAATCTTTTAAGCGGAATTTACGGAAATATTGATCTTGCTTTGGAAAATTCAAACGACAAAAGAAATATTGCATATTTGAATAAAGCCATAGGTACAATAGATCGAGCAAAGGGACTAACGTCCCAATTATTGACATTTGCAAAAGGAGGCTCCCCTGCACGAGAGATTACACAAATTGTCCCCTTTTTAAAAAAAACAATCCTTTTTGCATTGAGTGGCTCAAATGTATCTTGCTTATTTCAAATCGAAGAAGGACTTTGGAATTGCAATATCGACAAACACCAGATTGCTCAAGTATTTGATAATATTGTTATCAATGCAAAACAGGCAATGCCTTTTGGAGGAAAAATTGAAGTCATCGCAGAAAATATTAAAATCGCTGAAAAAAAGGGAAATTTAGAAATTGAATTGGGAGAGTATGTAAAAATTTCTATTAAGGACTATGGTCATGGAATGTCCAAGAAAACTCTCTCTAAAATATTTGATCCTTACTATACCACTAAAGAGGGTGGGCATGGTCTTGGACTTGCAACTTGTTATTCAATAATAAACAAGCACGAGGGAAGTATTGATGTAGAATCTGAAGTTGGGGTTGGTTCGATTTTCCATATTTACTTACCTGCTGAAAAAAGCATCAAATCAGAGAAAAAGTTACAAGACGATGAGAGTAAACCAGATGCCGGTGTAATACTTATTTTGGAGGATGAAGATACGTTAGGCGAAATCATGACGTATATGATCGGCTCCTTGGGTTATACTGTAATTTGTAAGAAAGATGGACAAGAAATAATAGATTACTTCCAAAATGACCTAAACAGGGATAGAAAAATAAAAGGAATGATATTAGATATTACGATCCCAGGTGGAATGGGTGGAAAAGAGGTTATCCCTGTAATACGAAAATTAGATCAAATTATTCCTGTTTTTATAATTAGTGGTTATACAGAAGATATGGTAATGACTAACCCTTGGGGATATGGATTTACTGCAAGTATTTCTAAGCCATTTACTAAAAGAGAATTGTCTGATATACTTTCAAAGTACGTTCGATGA
- a CDS encoding tetratricopeptide repeat protein has protein sequence MDLLQVFLSHLLKENCLIYFQSTFDEMTQSEEFEENINSIEDIKFYEDLEKVQTLIFEQFDPKRALKLLELLISQKPEEISLWINKGNAYYILKDKNEAEKAWLKCLELDPKCSEVYEKLAGLKKDKKQYFEALNFLEKAFQFGEEKDPYLLHLKGQLHCLLGDSPTGKIFLEEALKILEYERITCEDKAENSYRLACIHSLLGNSKKSLEYLQESVELDNLYIYSAKYNSDFHSLKYNRAFQILVNCV, from the coding sequence ATGGATTTACTGCAAGTATTTCTAAGCCATTTACTAAAAGAGAATTGTCTGATATACTTTCAAAGTACGTTCGATGAAATGACTCAATCTGAAGAATTTGAAGAAAACATTAACTCCATAGAAGATATAAAATTTTATGAAGATTTAGAAAAAGTACAAACCTTAATCTTTGAGCAATTTGATCCTAAAAGAGCTTTAAAACTTTTAGAACTTTTGATTTCTCAAAAGCCAGAGGAAATCAGCCTTTGGATTAATAAGGGAAACGCATACTATATTTTAAAGGATAAAAATGAAGCCGAGAAAGCATGGCTGAAATGTTTAGAGCTGGATCCGAAGTGTAGCGAGGTTTATGAAAAACTTGCTGGTTTAAAAAAAGATAAAAAGCAATATTTTGAAGCCTTGAATTTTTTAGAAAAGGCATTTCAATTTGGAGAAGAAAAAGACCCGTACCTCTTGCACTTAAAAGGGCAACTGCATTGTCTTCTTGGAGATTCGCCTACAGGGAAAATTTTTCTTGAAGAAGCTTTGAAGATTTTAGAATATGAAAGAATTACTTGTGAGGATAAAGCAGAAAACAGCTACAGGTTGGCTTGCATACATTCACTTCTCGGAAATTCAAAAAAATCTTTAGAATATTTACAAGAATCTGTTGAGTTAGATAATTTGTATATATATTCTGCAAAGTATAACTCTGATTTTCATTCATTAAAATATAACAGAGCCTTTCAAATATTAGTCAATTGTGTCTGA
- a CDS encoding DUF1564 family protein, with translation MNPQKYVETQSSLLVPAKYMDEFNRRTTGFSRRKYLHALLNRYRNVILWGTFEKMDRVKKAYQEVGQNLQKKNFTPNNEDWIELGILADWLGTTKTALFTLLLVLDLAEWDIILPSRFFESGVPTLVTTIAGGSYLSKRKTTRYNRLIRHKPDE, from the coding sequence ATGAATCCACAAAAATATGTAGAAACCCAATCGAGTTTGCTTGTTCCAGCAAAATATATGGACGAGTTCAATAGAAGAACAACGGGTTTTTCGAGACGAAAATATTTGCACGCATTGCTGAACAGATACAGAAATGTGATTCTTTGGGGGACTTTTGAGAAAATGGATAGAGTAAAGAAAGCGTATCAAGAAGTCGGACAAAATTTGCAGAAGAAGAATTTTACCCCGAATAACGAGGACTGGATTGAGCTTGGCATTCTTGCAGATTGGCTCGGTACCACAAAGACCGCTCTTTTTACTCTTCTTTTGGTGCTTGATCTTGCCGAATGGGACATAATTCTCCCCAGTCGGTTCTTCGAGAGTGGAGTTCCCACCCTGGTAACCACGATTGCGGGTGGATCTTATCTTTCCAAGAGAAAAACGACCCGCTACAATAGGCTGATAAGACACAAACCCGACGAATAA